The following are encoded in a window of Pectinophora gossypiella chromosome 8, ilPecGoss1.1, whole genome shotgun sequence genomic DNA:
- the LOC126369043 gene encoding uncharacterized protein LOC126369043 has product MKRLQKCCCCASTRTGSLIIATLGIILSIITIIVLWVAPRHQVSFSTFIFDKEFDKKLSDMEIPRIILTLNLCFTILICALLIVAVKKRRSWMMLPWVVLGIVLAIGLLISILHTSITYYLDENDHFLIATCILIGGLLYLCLYLYLWTVVFSHYLDVRDEEERGRYRKAPYRR; this is encoded by the exons ATGAAGCGACTCCAGAAATGCTGTTGTTGCGCGTCGACGCGGACCGGCTCGCTTATCATAGCCACCCTGGGCATCATACTGtccatcatcaccatcatcgtGCTATGGGTGGCGCCAAGACACCAAGTATCCTTCAGCACCTTCATATTTGACAAGGAGTTCGATAAGAAGCTTTCAGACATGGAAA tTCCACGAATAATATTGACGTTGAATCTATGCTTCACGATACTCATTTGCGCACTTCTAATAGTGGCAGTGAAAAAG CGACGGTCATGGATGATGCTACCGTGGGTGGTGCTAGGTATCGTGCTGGCTATCGGACTGCTCATCAGCATCCTTCACACCTCCATCACTTACTACCTGGATGAGAATGACCACTTCCTCATTGCCACCTGCATTCTTATTGGAGGACTCTTATATTTAT GTTTGTACTTGTACTTATGGACGGTGGTGTTCAGTCACTACCTGGATGTACGTGATGAGGAGGAACGAGGCAGGTACCGCAAGGCACCTTACAGGCGGTAG
- the LOC126369138 gene encoding uncharacterized protein LOC126369138 yields the protein MGEHFPVNYLALDVEFPTEADLRNYMDKMMRIIDNFLENANNTDVNQAMGSFLSKAVLKRTLRDYSKGLPKYKNTIKSIASKCDYVVSHYTYVLERSAEERPDAEINIGKVIKDDTAHVFSISDFNRHKMRHWILRPGAINKFIAKMDTLELPKENYVDLVEDSDKYDITAFDSDRCLSRVHENIDPYDITSLRRCNLDEYCMEKIFLSPSVAYTISHRLLNNMMYLHNRRCYLYSMEYDNMHMDMLCSEMYRETVYLARRGYFYRDLFMEHVGLCGMLGYEEFHRPRWFRKAASWVDDEGCIAEFPNFEVNRTRRMLKDTTDPKEAKKIRKYLSEVLIEECHPHQMSVALMVLANGIRHAAHYIVNMSEKEL from the exons atGGGGGAGCATTTTCCAGTTAATTATTTGGCACTAGATGTCGAATTCCCTACTGAAGCCGACCTCCGTAATTATATGGACAAAATGATGAGAATTATAGACAATTTTCTGGAAAATGCTAATAACACCGACGTCAATCAAGCTATGGGATCATTTCTTTCTAAAG CGGTCCTAAAGAGAACTCTTCGAGATTACAGCAAGGGGTTACCTAAATACAAAAACACAATAAAGAGTATTGCAAGTAAATGTGATTATGTGGTGTCTCATTATACTTATGTTTTGGAAAGGTCAGCCGAGGAGCGACCAGATGCAGAAATAAATA TTGGTAAAGTTATAAAAGACGACACCGCACATGTTTTTTCTATAAGCGATTTCAACAGACACAAAATGCGACACTGGATTCTTCGCCCCGGAGCGATTAACAAATTCATTGCAAAAATGGATACTTTGGAATTGCCCAAGGAAAACTACGTAGACCTAGTTGAAGATTCTGACAAATACGATATTACGGCTTTCGATTCAG ATCGCTGCCTATCACGAGTGCATGAAAACATCGACCCGTACGATATCACTTCGCTACGCCGTTGTAACTTAGATGAATATTGCATGGAGAAAATATTTCTTTCCCCGTCTGTGGCTTATACAATTAGTCATAG ATTGTTGAACAACATGATGTACCTACACAACCGAAGGTGCTATTTGTACTCGATGGAGTACGACAACATGCACATGGACATGCTGTGCTCAGAGATGTACCGGGAGACCGTGTACCTAGCTCGCCGCGGGTACTTCTACAGGGACCTGTTCATGGAACATG TTGGTCTTTGCGGTATGTTGGGCTATGAAGAGTTCCACCGCCCGCGTTGGTTCCGCAAAGCCGCCAGCTGGGTAGACGACGAAGGCTGTATAGCTGAGTTCCCAAACTTTGAAGTTAATCGCACGAGAAGGATGTTGAAAGACACAACGGATCCAAAAGAGGCGAAAAAAATTAGGAAATATTTGAGTGAAGTGCTGATAGAAGAATGTCATCCGCATCAGATGTCAGTGGCGTTGATGGTTCTTGCAAACGGTATCCGACACGCAGCTCACTACATAGTTAATATGTCGGAGAAGGAACTTTAA
- the LOC126369182 gene encoding UPF0764 protein C16orf89 homolog, whose translation MESLPNFNEKRLQKWILDKRKLHNYLEEMDTAELPKEKYVELVEDSFRNGFLQAEMSDTCMSRVESNIEPLSGQIKLHRCRRDSYCKKCLHSSPSVAYGVSHRMLNMIMYRFTRHCYWVSPEDDAHLIDQLCATMYREAVYIARRGYFARDLFLEHGALCLMMGYKEFYRRKWFHKALSWIDEEGCIKEFVNFEFNRTKLVISRVLDEKTKKRLLKGFKKFLKTNCDKHPMAVFTVFLANAVRYALHFLGG comes from the exons ATGGAATCGTTACCGAATTTTAATGAAAAGCGCCTACAAAAATGGATTCTTGATAAAAGAAAATTGCATAATTACCTAGAAGAAATGGACACAGCTGAGCTGCCTAAAGAAAAATACGTTGAGCTAGTCGAAGACAGTTTTAGAAATGGTTTCCTTCAAGCTGAAATGTCTG ATACCTGCATGTCACGAGTGGAATCCAACATAGAGCCGTTGTCAGGTCAAATAAAACTTCACCGATGTCGGCGAGACTCCTACTGCAAGAAGTGCCTTCACTCTTCGCCTTCAGTAGCATACGGTGTCAGCCATAG GATGCTGAACATGATAATGTATCGGTTCACACGCCACTGCTATTGGGTGTCTCCGGAAGATGACGCTCATCTGATCGATCAGCTGTGTGCCACCATGTATAGGGAAGCCGTGTACATCGCGCGTCGCGGATACTTTGCCCGGGATCTTTTCTTGGAACATg GGGCTTTGTGTCTAATGATGGGCTACAAAGAATTCTATCGTCGGAAATGGTTTCACAAGGCATTAAGCTGGATAGACGAAGAAGGTTGTATAAAAGAGTTTGTCAATTTCGAGTTCAATCGTACCAAACTAGTCATCAGCAGAGTACTAGATGAGAAAACTAAAAAACGGCTGCTAAAAGGATTCAAAAAGTTCTTGAAGACCAACTGTGACAAACATCCTATGGCTGTTTTCACCGTTTTTTTGGCGAATGCAGTCAGATATGCACTACATTTTCTTGgtggataa